In a genomic window of Epinephelus lanceolatus isolate andai-2023 chromosome 3, ASM4190304v1, whole genome shotgun sequence:
- the LOC117250943 gene encoding myoglobin-like produces MADYGILVKHWGKVEADYDGHGSLFMTRLFKKHPNTQKMFPKFADIAQADLASNADVTALGSAVLKKLGEVLKAGGNHATILKPVAKSHAEKLKIPFDKLDDLLIDVAAEIIKEKAELDADGQQALKGMMAVVHADFEATYKELGLIA; encoded by the exons ATGGCTGACTATGGCATATTGGTTAAACATTGGGGTAAAGTGGAGGCAGACTACGATGGCCATGGGAGCCTGTTTATGACCCG TTTATTCAAGAAGCACCCAAATACCCAGAAGATGTTCCCCAAGTTTGCTGACATCGCCCAGGCTGACCTGGCTAGTAATGCAGATGTTACTGCCCTGGGTTCTGCCGTGCTTAAGAAACTGGGTGAGGTGCTGAAGGCCGGAGGCAACCACGCTACCATCCTCAAACCTGTAGCCAAAAGCCATGCAGAGAAGCTCAAGATCCCATTTGATAAACTTGATGAT TTGCTGATTGATGTGGCTGCTGAAATCATAAAGGAGAAGGCAGAACTCGATGCCGATGGGCAGCAAGCCCTGAAGGGAATGATGGCTGTTGTCCATGCCGACTTTGAGGCCACCTACAAAGAGCTGGGCCTCATCGCCTGA
- the LOC117255689 gene encoding myoglobin — MADYDAVLKCWSAMEADYSGIGNLVMRRLFKEFPQSLNHFPKFDGMSQADLASNGDLTAQGVTVLTKLGEVLKTRGNHGEIIKNLSKSHANQHKVPIGHFKVMAEILGKVMEEKAGLDGPGQQALKRLMTAVIADIEANYKELGFSG, encoded by the exons ATGGCTGATTATGACGCTGTGCTCAAGTGCTGGTCTGCAATGGAGGCGGACTACAGTGGCATTGGGAACCTGGTTATGAGGCG TTTATTCAAAGAGTTCCCACAAAGCCTGAATCATTTCCCCAAGTTTGATGGCATGTCCCAGGCTGACCTGGCTAGTAATGGAGATCTCACTGCCCAGGGTGTCACTGTGCTGACGAAACTGGGTGAGGTGCTGAAGACCAGAGGCAACCACGGTGAAATTATTAAAAATCTGTCCAAATCTCATGCCAATCAACACAAGGTCCCCATTGGTCACTTCAAG GTGATGGCAGAGATTCTTGGTAAAGTCATGGAGGAGAAGGCAGGACTCGATGGTCCTGGGCAGCAAGCCCTGAAGAGACTGATGACTGCTGTCATCGCTGATATTGAGGCCAACTACAAAGAGCTTGGCTTCAGCGGGTGA